Proteins encoded within one genomic window of Lysinibacillus louembei:
- a CDS encoding LytR/AlgR family response regulator transcription factor, protein MRVAICEDDTFYQQLIVETVKNYALFQAPSIQIVSCTAQPSTETADCYILDIELNSSVNGLEIAQAIRQRDPLAHIIFITTYAQYLTLTFKYKLAALDFIVKDSPAQIQADLTEALQAAFMKYQQLGTIDQTKWFQIKIGEKIKNIAIEDIYFFETATQPHKIQLYERNGCHSFYGSLKEINLGDDFFRCHKSFLVHLNNIKEVDFKKRQIIMANGSHCPIAFRSLAALQKILYRK, encoded by the coding sequence ATGCGCGTCGCGATATGTGAGGATGATACCTTCTATCAGCAGCTCATTGTAGAAACAGTCAAAAATTACGCCTTATTCCAAGCACCTAGCATTCAAATTGTATCATGTACAGCACAGCCTTCAACTGAGACGGCCGATTGTTACATACTTGATATTGAGCTGAATAGTAGTGTGAATGGTTTAGAGATTGCACAAGCAATACGTCAGCGAGACCCGCTTGCACATATTATTTTCATTACAACATATGCGCAGTATTTAACCTTAACTTTTAAATACAAATTAGCAGCACTCGACTTCATCGTGAAGGACTCGCCAGCACAAATACAGGCTGACCTAACCGAAGCATTACAAGCTGCCTTTATGAAATATCAGCAGCTCGGTACAATTGACCAAACAAAATGGTTTCAAATAAAAATCGGAGAAAAGATTAAAAATATAGCAATAGAGGATATTTACTTTTTCGAAACGGCTACACAGCCACATAAAATCCAACTATATGAACGTAATGGCTGTCACTCCTTTTACGGCTCTTTAAAAGAGATTAATTTAGGTGATGACTTTTTCCGCTGTCATAAAAGCTTTTTAGTGCATCTGAACAATATCAAGGAAGTAGATTTTAAAAAGCGCCAAATTATAATGGCAAATGGTAGTCACTGCCCCATTGCCTTTCGTTCATTGGCTGCATTACAAAAAATTTTGTATAGAAAATAG
- a CDS encoding NUDIX hydrolase, translating into MVIPTHIVAVGGIVENNEGDILLVKTKNNGWVFPGGQVEVEESLLDALVREIKEESGIDVSVEKLISVSSNTAIHKWHDGVTDVPTKVILDFICKPIGGILQTSEETTECKWVSKSKVLELVESPAIQRRYRVFLENFEEVTYMEFVTKPEFKLKQTRTI; encoded by the coding sequence ATGGTAATACCAACACATATCGTAGCAGTGGGTGGGATTGTAGAAAATAACGAAGGGGATATTTTGTTAGTTAAAACGAAAAATAATGGCTGGGTATTTCCAGGTGGACAAGTAGAAGTTGAAGAAAGTCTTCTTGATGCATTGGTACGAGAAATAAAAGAGGAAAGTGGCATCGATGTTAGTGTAGAGAAGTTGATTAGCGTTTCTTCTAACACAGCGATTCATAAATGGCATGATGGGGTAACCGATGTTCCTACAAAAGTGATATTAGATTTTATATGTAAGCCAATAGGTGGGATATTGCAAACTTCAGAGGAAACGACAGAATGCAAGTGGGTATCAAAGAGTAAAGTTTTAGAATTAGTAGAATCCCCTGCTATCCAAAGAAGATATAGAGTCTTTTTAGAAAATTTTGAGGAAGTAACATATATGGAGTTCGTAACGAAGCCTGAATTCAAGTTAAAACAAACAAGGACGATATAA
- a CDS encoding 50S ribosomal protein L25/general stress protein Ctc gives MSTALTTNKRTKGQHSALTKLRQQGAIPGVVYGYQVESTPISIDAKKFAKALSDNGSNGVFQLELDGKKVNAVLSEVQRDALKGFVKHIDFQVINMSEDLEVNVPVITTGDSVGVAEGGLLLQPTREITIKVKPNAIPEAVEVDVTNLAIGSSLTVGDIRSQQTYDILNADEEVLVTVAAPAVEEEEPAEVEETTEEAEE, from the coding sequence ATGAGTACAGCTTTAACTACAAATAAACGCACAAAGGGGCAGCATTCTGCGTTAACGAAGCTACGTCAGCAAGGTGCGATTCCAGGAGTAGTGTACGGCTATCAAGTTGAGTCTACACCAATTTCAATTGATGCAAAGAAATTTGCGAAAGCTTTATCTGACAACGGAAGCAATGGTGTTTTTCAGCTGGAGCTAGATGGTAAAAAGGTTAATGCCGTTTTATCAGAAGTACAGCGCGATGCTTTAAAAGGCTTTGTGAAGCATATTGATTTCCAAGTAATTAATATGTCAGAGGATTTAGAAGTAAATGTACCAGTTATAACAACAGGTGATTCAGTCGGTGTAGCAGAAGGCGGATTGTTGTTACAGCCGACTCGTGAGATAACGATTAAAGTAAAGCCGAATGCGATTCCAGAGGCCGTTGAAGTCGATGTAACAAATTTAGCAATCGGCTCCTCATTAACAGTTGGTGATATTCGCTCACAGCAAACGTACGATATTTTAAACGCTGATGAGGAAGTGTTGGTTACAGTAGCAGCACCAGCTGTTGAGGAAGAAGAACCAGCGGAAGTAGAAGAAACAACGGAAGAAGCAGAAGAATAA
- the helD gene encoding RNA polymerase recycling motor HelD encodes MQHPDYQDEVQRLERTKAYMYDILSTSEHDLQAAQQNIRSAMANLEYLDSSDSFLNILTNARFFEMARTQKEGLEAVMQKPYFARIHFQRTDEQEEFLYIGKTSLFDKDTNEPIIIDWRSPVANVYYDGRLGDVTYQVRDEEHEGHLFAKRQYKIEQGELLDFRDVDLTTNDELLQEALAGKADVRLTEIVSTIQKEQNEIIRAHLRQPILVQGAAGSGKTTIALHRISYFLYTMGEHFKPEQLMILAPSQLFIEYIGDVLPELGVDKICQTTYADYVQNAIGIKLKLQNPNEQLEHIIENSSATLPAFSIPQAKGSLGYRAIMERYVHRYEEQLASMFEDVSIEKYRIIRGTHLQKLFLQEFAYMPIEKRLERIKLVIQTEVKRKTTAILNSLNARYEEAIGRALNGIRNAENRRRIVTKYIDERDARIPRVKAEAKTTTSAYMKRFSKLKIKAAYRDIVTNRPLLQELALEWTLDEQELFLQAHQKERWAFEDLAALYYLHARIKGIDDKWKMRVVFIDEVQDYSIFQLAALKVGLETDMFTMVGDLAQGIHSYRSVTEWNPVLELFPRATYATLQKSYRTTIEIMEVANKVLAQMDEDLPLVEPVVRHGKEPAFIQAQAFDAATIAELYASIQAAGHRSIALICKTTKEAKEFVTLLQAHAVNAAELNEHSSINQTTLLVVPCHLAKGLEFDAVIIAAFDIAFYDHAIDRKLLYVALTRAMHELYLVGPSKETFLL; translated from the coding sequence ATGCAACATCCTGATTACCAAGATGAAGTACAACGGTTAGAACGAACAAAAGCCTATATGTATGATATTTTATCGACATCTGAACATGATTTACAGGCAGCACAGCAAAATATTCGCTCTGCTATGGCGAATCTTGAATACCTTGACTCTAGTGATAGTTTTTTGAATATTTTAACCAACGCACGCTTTTTCGAAATGGCTCGTACACAAAAAGAAGGATTAGAGGCCGTTATGCAAAAGCCTTATTTTGCACGCATCCATTTCCAACGTACTGATGAGCAAGAGGAATTTTTATATATTGGCAAAACCTCATTATTCGACAAGGATACGAATGAGCCTATTATCATCGATTGGCGCTCGCCTGTTGCCAATGTTTATTATGATGGGCGGTTAGGCGATGTTACATATCAAGTGCGCGATGAGGAGCACGAGGGACATTTATTTGCAAAGCGGCAATATAAAATTGAGCAAGGAGAGCTGCTCGATTTTCGCGATGTCGATTTAACGACAAATGATGAACTGTTACAGGAGGCATTAGCTGGAAAAGCGGATGTGCGCTTAACGGAAATTGTTTCTACCATTCAAAAGGAGCAAAATGAAATTATTCGTGCCCATTTGCGTCAGCCGATTTTAGTGCAGGGCGCTGCAGGTAGTGGAAAAACGACTATTGCGCTACACCGCATTTCCTATTTTCTTTATACAATGGGCGAGCATTTCAAGCCTGAGCAGCTCATGATTTTAGCACCAAGCCAATTGTTTATCGAATATATTGGCGATGTTCTGCCAGAGCTAGGTGTCGATAAAATTTGTCAAACAACATACGCTGACTATGTGCAAAATGCAATTGGTATCAAGCTAAAGCTGCAAAATCCAAATGAGCAATTAGAGCATATTATCGAAAATAGTAGCGCCACACTTCCTGCCTTTTCTATTCCACAGGCAAAGGGCTCACTTGGCTATCGTGCTATAATGGAGCGCTATGTGCATCGCTATGAGGAGCAGCTCGCCTCTATGTTTGAAGATGTATCTATCGAAAAATACCGCATTATACGGGGGACTCATTTACAAAAGCTCTTTTTACAGGAATTTGCTTATATGCCGATTGAAAAAAGGTTGGAGCGTATTAAATTAGTTATTCAAACAGAGGTCAAACGCAAAACGACTGCCATTTTAAATTCATTAAATGCACGCTATGAGGAAGCCATCGGACGTGCTTTAAACGGGATACGCAATGCCGAAAATCGCCGACGTATTGTGACAAAATACATTGACGAACGCGATGCACGCATACCAAGAGTAAAAGCAGAAGCTAAAACAACAACATCTGCCTATATGAAACGTTTTAGCAAATTAAAAATAAAAGCTGCTTACCGCGATATTGTGACCAATCGTCCATTGTTGCAGGAGCTTGCTCTTGAATGGACGCTAGATGAACAGGAGCTGTTTTTACAGGCACATCAAAAAGAGCGCTGGGCATTCGAGGATTTAGCTGCACTGTACTATTTACATGCACGTATTAAAGGAATTGACGATAAGTGGAAAATGCGCGTTGTCTTTATTGATGAGGTGCAGGACTACAGCATATTCCAGCTCGCTGCTTTAAAGGTAGGGCTTGAAACGGATATGTTTACAATGGTTGGTGATTTAGCACAAGGTATTCATAGCTACCGTTCTGTGACAGAATGGAATCCTGTGCTTGAGCTATTCCCAAGAGCAACATACGCTACTCTACAAAAAAGCTATAGAACGACAATTGAAATTATGGAAGTAGCCAACAAAGTATTAGCACAAATGGATGAGGATTTGCCATTAGTTGAACCCGTTGTTCGTCATGGAAAAGAGCCAGCCTTTATACAAGCGCAGGCTTTCGATGCAGCAACTATTGCAGAGCTCTATGCATCAATTCAAGCAGCAGGACATCGCTCTATCGCACTTATTTGTAAAACGACAAAGGAGGCGAAGGAATTCGTCACATTGCTACAAGCCCATGCTGTAAATGCGGCAGAGCTCAATGAACATTCTAGTATTAATCAAACGACACTGCTTGTCGTCCCTTGTCATTTAGCAAAAGGACTTGAATTCGATGCAGTCATTATCGCCGCTTTTGATATCGCCTTTTACGACCATGCCATCGACCGTAAGCTACTATACGTTGCTTTAACGCGTGCGATGCATGAGCTATATTTAGTTGGTCCATCAAAGGAAACGTTCTTATTATAA
- a CDS encoding GNAT family N-acetyltransferase, with protein MSFSTVTVSFPVDMETFEEMRALCSEAGQADNVRYELIMNLQAAKNYEMSGFCVLAYDDEQNQLIGLASAIDMMGLHTYEWSIVVAPAYRQKGIGQSLLQEVYNGLAMRGADGTLALTFEEGPYGAQFLKNNGYSYSFSEATLQGAAQSAERPDNIEIRRYEEADREMLVAIFTAAFGDTMEEAHDLIDYNSISEQLTLWVAVLENQVVGTVTTRQEESVQWLTALAVHPQHTGLGIGSTLLKWVQQLAFDGGQQHVLLDVEIDNARALSIYEKAGFVKALQIDYYVYVK; from the coding sequence ATGAGCTTTTCAACGGTGACAGTATCATTTCCTGTTGATATGGAAACATTTGAAGAAATGCGTGCCCTATGTTCAGAAGCAGGGCAGGCGGATAATGTACGCTATGAGCTGATTATGAATTTACAGGCTGCTAAAAATTATGAAATGTCTGGCTTTTGTGTGCTTGCCTATGACGATGAGCAAAATCAGCTGATTGGCTTAGCAAGTGCGATTGATATGATGGGCTTACATACTTATGAATGGTCAATTGTTGTAGCACCAGCATATCGCCAAAAGGGGATTGGTCAATCTTTATTGCAGGAAGTGTATAACGGGCTAGCTATGCGTGGAGCGGATGGCACACTTGCCTTAACATTTGAAGAAGGACCGTATGGCGCGCAATTTTTAAAGAACAATGGCTATAGTTATAGCTTTTCTGAGGCAACATTGCAAGGGGCAGCGCAATCTGCTGAGCGACCTGACAATATAGAAATTCGTCGCTATGAAGAGGCAGATCGAGAAATGCTCGTAGCAATCTTTACTGCAGCATTTGGTGACACAATGGAAGAAGCACACGATTTAATCGATTACAATTCAATCTCTGAACAGCTCACTTTGTGGGTAGCAGTGCTGGAAAATCAAGTTGTTGGTACTGTGACGACACGTCAAGAGGAGTCTGTTCAATGGCTAACAGCATTAGCAGTACATCCACAGCATACAGGGCTGGGCATTGGCTCTACATTACTGAAATGGGTGCAGCAGCTTGCGTTTGATGGGGGGCAGCAGCATGTGTTGTTAGATGTGGAAATAGATAATGCACGTGCGCTGTCTATTTATGAAAAGGCAGGCTTTGTTAAGGCTTTGCAAATAGATTATTATGTCTATGTAAAATAA
- a CDS encoding ABC transporter ATP-binding protein, with product MKFLEKPFGYERVLTKEDLQQVTKKKKGPRANDWKSVLARIWKIVDEQRFLLVMVLVMVVMSSALALIGPFLIGKIIDEYIVPGQFEGMLWMIGVLIAIYIVLSISLYLQNYWMIGIAQQTIYRMRVGVFNKLLRLPISFFDKRQHGELMSRATNDIETVSSTLNSAFIQVFSSVLTLTGTLLVMLYLSPLLTLLTMSIIPAMFIAMRWITRRTGKLFKEQQAAVGALNGMIEETISGQRIVKAFSQEERVKAEFQEKSARLRLVGFWALAYSGYIPKVMNTLNNASFAIVAGVGGLLAINGHVSIGVIVIFTEYARQFTRPLNDLANQFNTVLSAIAGAERVFAIMDEADEVETGHIGKEQQLKGAVAFQHVSFKYEQAEEAHTLRDVSFVVKPGQTAALVGATGAGKTTIMQLISRFYDTNEGAVLFDGVDVRDFTREALRSQMAFVLQEPFLFEATVYENIRYGRLDATNEEIEEAAKKANAHDFIMKLPQGYNTLLTADGSEISQGQKQLLSIARAFVADPVILLLDEATSSIDTVTEMKIQEALEVLMEGRTSFVIAHRLNTIRNADVVFVMQKGELVEMGSQQELIAKNGIYASMVN from the coding sequence ATGAAATTCCTTGAAAAACCTTTTGGCTACGAGCGTGTACTGACAAAGGAAGATTTGCAGCAAGTAACGAAAAAGAAAAAAGGGCCACGTGCAAATGATTGGAAGTCAGTGCTAGCCCGTATTTGGAAAATCGTTGATGAGCAACGTTTCTTATTAGTGATGGTCTTAGTGATGGTTGTAATGAGCTCAGCTTTAGCTTTAATTGGTCCATTTTTAATTGGGAAAATTATTGATGAATATATTGTGCCAGGTCAATTTGAAGGCATGCTATGGATGATTGGTGTTTTAATTGCCATTTATATTGTCCTTTCCATCTCGCTCTATTTGCAAAACTATTGGATGATTGGTATTGCACAGCAAACGATTTATCGTATGCGTGTAGGTGTTTTTAATAAATTACTGCGCCTGCCAATTAGCTTTTTTGATAAAAGGCAGCATGGGGAGCTAATGAGCCGTGCAACGAACGATATTGAGACGGTCAGCTCAACATTAAATAGCGCATTTATTCAAGTGTTTTCAAGCGTGCTCACTTTAACCGGGACGCTGCTAGTGATGCTCTATTTAAGCCCGTTGCTAACTTTGCTAACGATGAGTATTATACCTGCTATGTTTATTGCGATGCGTTGGATTACGCGCAGAACAGGTAAGCTTTTTAAAGAGCAGCAGGCAGCGGTCGGTGCGTTAAATGGTATGATTGAGGAAACGATATCAGGACAGCGTATCGTCAAAGCATTTTCACAGGAAGAGCGTGTGAAGGCGGAGTTTCAGGAAAAAAGCGCGCGCCTTCGTTTAGTTGGCTTTTGGGCTCTAGCTTATTCAGGCTACATTCCAAAGGTAATGAATACACTGAACAATGCGAGCTTTGCAATTGTTGCAGGGGTTGGAGGCTTGCTTGCAATCAATGGTCATGTTTCAATTGGTGTTATCGTTATTTTTACGGAGTATGCAAGGCAGTTTACACGCCCGCTAAATGATTTAGCGAACCAGTTCAATACAGTGCTATCGGCTATTGCTGGGGCGGAGCGTGTATTTGCTATTATGGACGAAGCGGATGAAGTGGAGACGGGGCATATTGGGAAGGAGCAGCAACTAAAGGGAGCAGTTGCCTTTCAACATGTTTCGTTTAAATATGAACAGGCAGAGGAGGCACACACACTACGTGATGTCAGCTTTGTTGTTAAGCCAGGACAGACAGCTGCTTTAGTTGGAGCAACAGGTGCTGGCAAAACGACAATTATGCAGCTAATTTCTCGCTTTTATGATACAAATGAGGGGGCTGTATTGTTTGATGGGGTAGATGTGCGTGATTTTACACGTGAGGCATTACGCAGTCAAATGGCATTTGTTTTACAGGAACCGTTTTTATTTGAAGCGACGGTTTATGAAAACATTCGCTATGGTCGTTTAGATGCGACAAATGAAGAAATCGAAGAGGCTGCTAAAAAGGCCAATGCACATGATTTTATTATGAAATTACCACAAGGCTATAATACATTGTTAACTGCTGATGGAAGTGAAATATCACAAGGACAAAAGCAATTATTATCAATTGCACGTGCCTTTGTAGCAGACCCTGTCATTTTATTGTTAGATGAGGCGACGAGCAGCATTGATACAGTGACAGAAATGAAAATTCAAGAGGCGCTTGAAGTGCTAATGGAGGGACGTACAAGCTTTGTTATTGCACATCGCTTGAATACGATTCGCAATGCGGATGTCGTCTTTGTTATGCAAAAAGGAGAGCTTGTTGAGATGGGCTCACAGCAGGAGCTTATTGCGAAAAACGGTATTTATGCTTCGATGGTTAATTAG